The genomic segment GACCCGCGGCGCCTCGTTGCGGGCAGCCTCGTCGGGCAGGCGCAGGGCCATGGCGAGCGCCGAACCCTTCGGCGCCAGGGTGTAGCGCGCGAGCCAATCGACCAGCTTGCGCAGAGACTCCGAGAGCGGCGGCGCCTCGACCTTGCCCGTCACCGGCCGCAGGTTTCCCCCCGAGGTCCGCTCGTCGAGCCCCCAGACCACGCCGATCGTCTCGCGCGGACCCAACGGCACCTGCACGATGTCGCCCTCGGCGAGGGTCAGCCCGGCCGGCACCGCGTAGCTGTAGGCGGTGTCGAGCGCGAGCGGGATCAGGATATCGGCGACGGCAGGCATGGAATCACGAGAAGGGAATCACGAGAGCAGTCTGATTTGTTCTATATATGTTCCGATCCGCGAAGGCGAATGCGGCTCGCCCCTTATCGGATGTCCGAGAGCCCCCGCGCAACGGGAACGGCCGACAGGCTCACCGCGGCCATCACCCAGAAGCCTTTTGCGCCGCCATGATCGTAGAGGGAGCCCGAGAGCAGCAGCATCAGTGCGGAGGCGAGCCCGAGCCCGAAGGTGCCGTAGACTGTCAGCGCCGTTGCCCGTCGCTGCTCCGGCACGGTCTCCACGATCAGCCGCAGGCAGGCGAGGTGCAGGAGCGCGAAGGTCAGCCCGTGCAGCGCTTGGATCAGGACGAGGCCGGACAGCCAGGAGGTCTGCGCCTGCACCGCCCAGCGCAACGCTCCGGCAAGCGCCGCGAGCGCCAGCGCCCGATCCGGCCCGATCCGCGCCAGGAGCCGCGGCCCGAGCCAGAGGAACACCGTCACCTCGGCCAAGACCGCTTCCGCCCAGAGCAGGCCCGCCACCCGCGGCCCGATTCCCGCCGCCTGCCAGACGATGACTGCGAAGGCGTCGTGCATCGCATGCGCGCCGATCACCAGCGCGGCGGCAAGGACGAGCCGGCGGAAGCGCGCATCAGCGGCAAGCGCGGCGAACCCGCCGCCCGCGTCCTCGGCCGGCCTCGCGGGCCCGGCATTCCGCGCGAGGCGCAGTGTCAGCGCGGCCCCGGCGGCGAACAGGACGCCGCAAGCGAGCGGGCCAGCGCCGTAGCCGAAGATCCCGATGATGGAACCGGCTAGAACGGTGGTCGCGATGAAGGCGGCCGAGCCGGCGCCGCGAATGCGGCCGTAGACGGCTCCGTCACGACTGCCGGCGAGCGCCACCGTATCGGCCAGCGGCGCGAGCGGCGCGGTCGCCGCCGCCTGGGCGAGGGCGATGGCGAACAGCATGAAGGAGCCGTGACCGCCGAGGAAAGCCAGGGTCAGCACGGCCGAGAGGGCAAGTGCTCCGGCCAGGAAGGCCCGCACGGCACCGTGCCGGTCGGCGAGCCGTCCCGCCAGCGGCCCGGCGGCAAGCCGCACCAGCATCGCGGCGGAGAGCAACGTTCCGATTTCGCTCGGTCCCAATCCCCGTGTTTCGAGGAACGCGGGCAGGAAGGGTGAGAGTGCACCATAGGCGCCGTAAAGCGTGGCAAAGAGCAGGAGGAGGCGGCCCGAACCGGTCCGTACATCGCGCTCCGTGTCTTCCTCCGTCGCCGACACTTCGCGCGCCTCGCTACGAGTCCCTGCTGCGACGATGCCAGGGAATGCCCGCGGATCGAAGTGCGGCAAGCCGCACTCTGCCTGTATCGACGGCCGATCCGCCGTTGACCCATAACCGTGAACACGCAGAGTTCGTCGGGAGCATTGCGTGTCTCTTCATCCATGCGTCGAAAAAATGGGACGATGACCGCGCTCCTCTGCACCGCATTCGCCGACACGACGCTCGCGATGGCCCTGCGGCCATGAGCGGAACGAGCGCCGCCGGGACCGAAGGCGTTCTCCTGCTGCACGGCATCGCCCGCCGGGCCGCCTCGCTGCGCCCGTTGGAGCGCCGGCTGACACGCGCCGGCTACGTCACCCTCAACCTCGATTATCCGGCACGCCGGCTCGGACTCGCCGACATTGTCGAAGTCATTGCACCGACGGTCGCAGCCTTCGGTGAGGACGTGACGCGCCTTCACATCGTCACCCATTCCATGGGCGGCCTCGTCGCCCGCGTGCTCCTGGCCCGGCGCCGGCCGGACAACCTCGGGCGCGTGGTGATGCTGGGTCCGCCCAATGGCGGCAGCGAAATCGCCGATGCGCTGCACCGCTTCGCGGCCTACCGCCGCTTCTTCGGCCCGGCCGGTGCCGAACTTGGCACGGAGCGC from the Methylorubrum extorquens genome contains:
- a CDS encoding putative transporter, major facilitator superfamily (Evidence 3 : Putative function from multiple computational evidences; PubMedId : 9603882; Product type t : transporter); the encoded protein is MSATEEDTERDVRTGSGRLLLLFATLYGAYGALSPFLPAFLETRGLGPSEIGTLLSAAMLVRLAAGPLAGRLADRHGAVRAFLAGALALSAVLTLAFLGGHGSFMLFAIALAQAAATAPLAPLADTVALAGSRDGAVYGRIRGAGSAAFIATTVLAGSIIGIFGYGAGPLACGVLFAAGAALTLRLARNAGPARPAEDAGGGFAALAADARFRRLVLAAALVIGAHAMHDAFAVIVWQAAGIGPRVAGLLWAEAVLAEVTVFLWLGPRLLARIGPDRALALAALAGALRWAVQAQTSWLSGLVLIQALHGLTFALLHLACLRLIVETVPEQRRATALTVYGTFGLGLASALMLLLSGSLYDHGGAKGFWVMAAVSLSAVPVARGLSDIR
- a CDS encoding conserved protein of unknown function (Evidence 4 : Unknown function but conserved in other organisms), producing MSGTSAAGTEGVLLLHGIARRAASLRPLERRLTRAGYVTLNLDYPARRLGLADIVEVIAPTVAAFGEDVTRLHIVTHSMGGLVARVLLARRRPDNLGRVVMLGPPNGGSEIADALHRFAAYRRFFGPAGAELGTERGAAQARLFGRVDYPLGIIAGSRSLYPLASLLLPGPNDGRVTVTRTRLDGMTDHIVLPAAHPTMMWNRRLAAETLHFLREGRFSGR